DNA from Candidatus Hydrogenedentota bacterium:
CGCGCTTGGACACCGCGGCGAATGCGCGCGGATGATCGAATCGGACCATTTTGTGGTCGCCGGCACGGATGTGTACGCGGACGGTCTTGCGTTGGTTGACGGCCAGCCCCGCGACAAGAAGGGCGCGGCGCTCGACCCGGCCGGATTATGGCGACAGGTTCTTGCGGCCCAACGTCCCGATGAATTGCATTTGCTTGGCGCCTTTGCCGCGGTGGTTCAAATTCCGCATCCCAAGGCGCATGCTTCCGCGCCAGCCGTTCTCGACCTGGGATACTCGGTACGCACGTGGTGGTTGCTGCGCGACCGGCTCGGCATCAAGCCGCTCTACTATGCCATGGACGGCAAGGCGCTGTTATTTGCGTCGGAATTGAAGGCGTTGCTGGCGCCGGGCGTGATATCGAAACGGCTGAACCTTGCCAGCGTGGATCGCTACCTGACGCTGCGATGTGTGCCGGGCCCTGAAACAATCATCCAAGGCGTATATCGCGTCAAACCGGGCCATGTGCTCGTCTTCCAGGATGGACACGTCAAAGAAACGCCGTTTTCGGCTTTTGCGGCGGAGATCGTCGCCATTGATCGCGGCGAGGCCGCCCGGGAAGTGTGCGAACGTCTTCGCGAGGCCGTGGCCGGGGCAGATACGGACGCCATGCTGTGGTCGGCGGGGATTGATTGCGCGTCGCTGGCCGCGGTTCACCCCGGACGTCCACGCCCGCTCTTTGTTTCGTTGAAAGGGACTTGGCAGGACGAACTCTGGCGAGCCAAGGAAAGCGCCCGGCTGCTTGGGCTTGATCTTCATGTCGCGCGGGGGCGATCCCTGACGGAATCGGTCATGGGCCGCGTGGCGTATCATCTCGACGAACCCATCGCGGATCCGTCGGTCTTTCCGTTGTGGATGATTGCGGAACAGGCCGGCAAGATGGCCCCGGTTTGGGCAAGCGGCCATGGGGCCGACGAAATGCTGGG
Protein-coding regions in this window:
- a CDS encoding asparagine synthase-related protein, which gives rise to MGALCGMLGRSDRETVRAMARALGHRGECARMIESDHFVVAGTDVYADGLALVDGQPRDKKGAALDPAGLWRQVLAAQRPDELHLLGAFAAVVQIPHPKAHASAPAVLDLGYSVRTWWLLRDRLGIKPLYYAMDGKALLFASELKALLAPGVISKRLNLASVDRYLTLRCVPGPETIIQGVYRVKPGHVLVFQDGHVKETPFSAFAAEIVAIDRGEAAREVCERLREAVAGADTDAMLWSAGIDCASLAAVHPGRPRPLFVSLKGTWQDELWRAKESARLLGLDLHVARGRSLTESVMGRVAYHLDEPIADPSVFPLWMIAEQAGKMAPVWASGHGADEMLGGYPRYHFMQKARSAERLIPMDLLQGMAPVLPPNAFVRRSERYLRSLSDSLEMYFAAVAVFDHAERNALYTDAMQAAIHEKGGSASALRPLFQGKSLSRDILSLNLNVALPDLLLAKCDRIFAAHGATLAYPYLNDAFVDFAITVPPEVKFGVRSKPLLRQAMKGLLPGRIRMRARRDFKMPQSGPAYRVIDEAARAIVTSERVEATGLFRWPYVEQIMRMATHNVYARRQFWALLMLFVWHREFME